From the Candidatus Zixiibacteriota bacterium genome, the window TCTGATTTGAAAAAGTTCGACTCGTTACCCCAGAGAAAAAATAAATTCTCTTCATTCGTAGCAATTTCCAGGGGATGTGAGAATTTCTGCTCCTACTGTATTGTGCCTTATGTGCGTGGCTCGGAGAAAAATAGAAAAGTGTCGGAGATTATAAGGGAGGTTCAGTGCCTAACTGAATCCGGGTGCAGAGAGGTTACCCTGATCGGGCAAAATGTCAACTCCTATAAGGATAATGGATGCGATTTTGCTGACCTACTCAAGGAAGTGAGCAAGACAAATATTCAGAGGATAAGATTTATGACTTCTCACCCGAAGGACCTTTCTTTGAAGCTAATCGACGCAATGTCAGATTTAGAAAAGGTTTGTGAGCATCTTCATCTCCCTTTGCAATCCGGCTCAGACAAGATTCTGGAAAAAATGAATCGAAAATATAATTCCTCGGATTATCTGCGTCTGGTGGATTCAGTCAAGAGCAAAGTCGAAAACCTGAGCTTGACAACTGACCTGATCGTGGGTTTTCCAGGGGAAAAAGAAGAGGATTTTCAAAAGACCCTGGAGATGGTTCAAAGGATTGAGTTCGATTCTGCCTTTATGTTCAAATATTCTCCCAGAGAGGGAACAACAGCTTTCCTTCTCGAGGGTGATGTACCAAATGAGGTGAAATTAGAGAGGCTTCAGACCTTAATAGAACTGCAAAAGACAATCTCTCAGAAGAAGAACAAAAGTTTGATCGGCAGAGCTGAAGAGGTCATGATTGATTGCAAAAGCAAAAGGGATAAAGCAAGCTGGAAAGGGAAGGGGAGAAGTAACAAAACTGTGATAATCCCAAAAGGGGAAAATGACAATAACCTTTTGGGGGAAATTGTAAAAGTAGAAATCACAGGTGCGGATAGTTTTACGCTTTTTGGGGAGACAGTCAAAAACCGGTAGAACAGGCATTCCTGCCTGTTCTTTTAGGGTCAGAGAGCAAGCCTGGCTTTGCCACAAGAATGTCTGACCTACCAGATTTTTTGTAGCGGAAACCTTCAGG encodes:
- the miaB gene encoding tRNA (N6-isopentenyl adenosine(37)-C2)-methylthiotransferase MiaB produces the protein IGCMAQRLGERFLKEVPALDLVLGTEELFKLPDYLEKKGKSPTVALSFSDLKKFDSLPQRKNKFSSFVAISRGCENFCSYCIVPYVRGSEKNRKVSEIIREVQCLTESGCREVTLIGQNVNSYKDNGCDFADLLKEVSKTNIQRIRFMTSHPKDLSLKLIDAMSDLEKVCEHLHLPLQSGSDKILEKMNRKYNSSDYLRLVDSVKSKVENLSLTTDLIVGFPGEKEEDFQKTLEMVQRIEFDSAFMFKYSPREGTTAFLLEGDVPNEVKLERLQTLIELQKTISQKKNKSLIGRAEEVMIDCKSKRDKASWKGKGRSNKTVIIPKGENDNNLLGEIVKVEITGADSFTLFGETVKNR